The window CGATCAACACACGCCCTGTTTGCGGAATCTTAATCCAGTTTCCACGCTCATTGGCAAAGCCAAATCCGTCAGCACCAATCACCGCACCTGAGTGAATAATCACGCGTTGACCGATACTACAATAGTCGTAAATCGTGACATTAGGATGAACCCGTGTATTGGCATCAAGATTCACGCCTCGCCCGATAAAACAGCCTGCACCGATAACCACGTTTTCAGCTATCACGGCCTCCGCTTCAATCGTAGCGTGAGCACCGATAGAGGCGCTAGGAGCAATGATGGCATATGGACTGACGAAGGCAGTTGGATGCACGCCTTTTTCAGCAGGAATAGCTCGTAGGGAAGCAAAATGTTGGGCTACATGCGCAAAGTAGACATAAGGATTATCCGCAATAATATAAATGCCAGAGTACGAATCACGGACAGCAGCATGATCTGTCGCAGACAAAATCAACGCAGCAGCGTGAGTCTGCGATACTTGTGAGCGTAACTTGGAGTTGGATAAAAAGCTGAGTTGGCTAGAAACAGCATCACTCAAAGGAGCGATGCCCGTGATACCAACATCTGGAGAGCCAATTAATTGACCACCGAAGCGATCGACCAATTCCCCCAGCCGAATGCTTATGTTGGTCATATTTTATTTGGACAGGGCTTTGAGAACCTTGTCTGTGATATCAACGCGTGGATTAAAGTAAACCGCATCTTGCAAGACGATATCGTATTTTTCAGCTTCGGCAATTTGCTTCACTGCTTTTACGGCGCGATCTACTAAAGCAGCGATTTCTTCATTCTTACGCTGATTCAGGTCTTCGCTAAAAATACGTTGTTTACGTTTGAAATCCTGATCCAGATCAGTTAATTCGCGCTGACGTTTAATCCGTTCAGATTCAGAAATAACGGGAGCGTCTTTTTCAAGCTTTTCTGCCATTGCTTTAATTTTAAGGCCCAAATCATCAACTTCTTTGCCGCGCTTAGAAAACTCTTGTTTGATTTTTTCTTCGGCAGCTTTGGCTGGGCCAGACTCACGCATAACACGTTGAGAATCAAAAATAGCGACTCTAGAATCCTGTGCATGGACTTGAGCAACGCTGACAAAACACGCCGCACAAACCATCAGGCTTTGCAACAATTTGGACGGGGTAGTAAGTTGACTCAAAATATTCTCCGAAAAACAATCTCAAATACAAACTCAAACAAGTTAAAACTTAGCAGACAGTTTGTTTAAAATCCAGCACCCAATTGAAACTGGAAGGCTTGTTTTTTATCCTCTGGTTTTGCATTCAATGCTTTACCAATACTCAATCTTAAAGGGCCTACAGGTGAAATCCAACTGATACCCATACCAACAGAGTATCGCATATCGCTGACACGTACTTTTTGACCTTCATCAAATACGTTACCACCGTCAAGGAAAGTAAACCACCTCAAAGATTTATCTGCACCCGGAAATGGTAATTGTAATTCCAAATTACCAAATAACCTTGTTGAGCCACCGAGAGAATCACCAGCCGGATCCTTACTACCTAACGAGGAAGGTTCATAGCCACGCACTGATCCAATACCACCAGCATAGAAATTTTTAAACAAAGGATACGGATTACCACCTAAGCCATGCCCATAATCAAACTCGCCATTAAATGCCAAAACAACCGAGCGATATATTGGCTTAAAATATTGATGCTGATAAATTGCACGATAGTATTTAAAACTACCTATAGCTGCAAGCTCAATATTTGCACGTTGATAGCGCCCAATCGATGGCGTCAAAGCACTATCGCGACTGTCTCTTTGCCATGCAGCTGTTAATGGAAACGCATTGGTGACAGCGTTACCTACACCATATAGCGGATCAGTAGGGTCTTTAATACCGTCCCCATAATTAGCAACATACTGAAGATAACGAGGAGGACTCTGGACACCATCGAACGGTGAAAAGGTCTGCACATTAGTGCGTTCAAAGCCTAGACCAAAGAACACTGTATCAACTTCTGAAAACGGCACACCGAAACGGACATTACCGCCAGTAGTCTGGACTTTATAATCACCAAGACTACCAATAATTGGTCTGGTTGTTCGCAGATAGACGTCAAAACTGCGACTTACGCCATCATCAGTAAAGTAAGGATCGACATGAGTCACAGCAATAGTACGGTTTTGACGACTTGTATTAACATCAAGCCCAATCGTATCACCACTACCAAACGCATTTGCTTGTTGAATTGAGCCTGTCAAAGTCAATTTTTCTGCGCCGGAGTAACCTGCACCGAGCAAAATATTACCGGTCGGCTTCTCAGTGATCGTCAAATTCACATCAACCTGATCTGTACTAGTTGGCACTTCTGGCGTTTCTATATTGACGTCTTTAAAATATCCAAGACGATCAACCCTGTCGCGCGAAATTTTGATTTTTTCACCGTCATACCAAGATCCTTCGAATTGGCGGAATTCTCTACGAATTACCTCGTCTCTGGTTCGGGTGTTACCTGCAAGATTTATGCGGCGTACATATACTCGCTTACCAGGATCGATAAAGATTGTAAACGCAACTTCTTTCTTTTCTTTATCAAGTTGCGGATTGGCATTCACGTTCGCAAAAGCGTAACCAAAGTTACCCATACGCTCAGAAATACGTTTGGTACTATCCGTTAATCTCGCCGCGTTATAAATATCACCGCTCTTGAGAGATAACAAAGATTTTAGTTCGTCTT of the Undibacterium sp. 5I1 genome contains:
- the lpxD gene encoding UDP-3-O-(3-hydroxymyristoyl)glucosamine N-acyltransferase; the protein is MSIRLGELVDRFGGQLIGSPDVGITGIAPLSDAVSSQLSFLSNSKLRSQVSQTHAAALILSATDHAAVRDSYSGIYIIADNPYVYFAHVAQHFASLRAIPAEKGVHPTAFVSPYAIIAPSASIGAHATIEAEAVIAENVVIGAGCFIGRGVNLDANTRVHPNVTIYDYCSIGQRVIIHSGAVIGADGFGFANERGNWIKIPQTGRVLIGDDVEIGANTSIDRGALADTIIEEGVKLDNQIQIGHNCHIGAHTAMAGCVGVAGSAKIGKHCTFGGAAMVLGHLNIVDNVHISSGSMVTRSILEPGQYTGFYPLAKNADWEKTASIVRNLNSMRDKIRQLEKTIKLLTEKSS
- a CDS encoding OmpH family outer membrane protein — protein: MVCAACFVSVAQVHAQDSRVAIFDSQRVMRESGPAKAAEEKIKQEFSKRGKEVDDLGLKIKAMAEKLEKDAPVISESERIKRQRELTDLDQDFKRKQRIFSEDLNQRKNEEIAALVDRAVKAVKQIAEAEKYDIVLQDAVYFNPRVDITDKVLKALSK
- the bamA gene encoding outer membrane protein assembly factor BamA, with product MKLHIEHFTLPNTLPKLRRHILALAALAVCSGSALAVEPFTVKDIRVEGIQRTEAGTVFTYLPVKVGEVFDDAKSITAIKSLYATGFFKDVQIEVQNGVLIVLLEERPSIAGVEFTGTKEFEKDALIKALKDIGVGEAKIFDKATVDRAEQELKRQYLSRGLYGVQITTTITPIERNRVNVTFAVNEGDIARIAQITLVGNKAFSDSELRELFALSTPGWFSWYTKADQYSKQKLSGDIETLRSFYQNRGYLEMQIDSTQISITPDKKNIYITINIIEGDKYTVSDVKLEGEVFGREDELKSLLSLKSGDIYNAARLTDSTKRISERMGNFGYAFANVNANPQLDKEKKEVAFTIFIDPGKRVYVRRINLAGNTRTRDEVIRREFRQFEGSWYDGEKIKISRDRVDRLGYFKDVNIETPEVPTSTDQVDVNLTITEKPTGNILLGAGYSGAEKLTLTGSIQQANAFGSGDTIGLDVNTSRQNRTIAVTHVDPYFTDDGVSRSFDVYLRTTRPIIGSLGDYKVQTTGGNVRFGVPFSEVDTVFFGLGFERTNVQTFSPFDGVQSPPRYLQYVANYGDGIKDPTDPLYGVGNAVTNAFPLTAAWQRDSRDSALTPSIGRYQRANIELAAIGSFKYYRAIYQHQYFKPIYRSVVLAFNGEFDYGHGLGGNPYPLFKNFYAGGIGSVRGYEPSSLGSKDPAGDSLGGSTRLFGNLELQLPFPGADKSLRWFTFLDGGNVFDEGQKVRVSDMRYSVGMGISWISPVGPLRLSIGKALNAKPEDKKQAFQFQLGAGF